The DNA sequence GCCTTTTATTAAGCTACTTGTACCGCCACGTAAGGGACAGACTTGGGATGAGAATGCCATGAGTGAGCTGGAGACCAGTACAAGGGAGATTATAAGAACGCAGGCACCATATCTGTCAGAACAGGATACTTTCTTAAATACTGTCGTGATAGGCTTCTTAGGAGATCAAGAGTATTTGACTATCCAATATGCAGACTATACTGGTCTTAGATCCCTGTCACAGGATGTGTATGCAGATACTGTGGGGTTGGTTTCCTCTAATAATGTTGATTACAGGTTTGAGTTTGAGCCATTCACTTTTGACAATAAGATGGAAACCATTGAAGGAAATCCATTTTGTGAGTACCCTCAATCGTACATTTTTAATGATTCTACGCAGGTAAATGTGCCTAACCCTTTTTATATCAATGACAAGCTAGAATGTGAGGATAACCCGTACTTTGGGAAAACCTATGAGGAAATTGAAACAATGCTGACACCTATAAAAAGCTTCATTAGCCTGACGGCAGGAGCGGATGGTTTGGTGACCATCGAATGCATGGATCCTACCAAAGGAAAAGTGCTTAGTGGGTACTTTTCAGTACAGGAAGCATATCAATATGGTAAAGAATAACATATTTTAGCGTTATTCTGGCAAGCACTTTTTTCTATTTAAGAAACAAGGTGTAAATTGCAGATTGCATTAATTAAAGGGTATTTTTCACTTTTTTTGACCTCTATGGCACAAACAGCAGAGTCTGTTCTTAAGGATTTAGAAGCAAAGAAGTTCGCTCCTCTGTATTTTCTACAGGGTGACGAGCCTTATTTTATAGATAGCATTACAGAATTTATTGAACAAAATGCCTTGACTGAGGCTGAGCGTAGCTTCAATCAGTCTGTGGTATACGGTAAAGATGTTACCATGAATCAAGTACTGGAAAGTGCACGTCGCTTTCCAATGATGGCAATGAGACAAGTACTGATTGTCAAAGAGGCACAAGGAATTCAGGATATAGGAAGAAAAGCAGCGCAGGAGCAGTTGATTACCTATGCTCAAAACCCTGTACCTTCGACAGTATTGGTATTTGCTTTCAAGAACAAGTCCCTTGATGGACGTTCACAGCTGAAAAAGACCCTTGAAAAGCATGCAGTATTCGTTGATTCCAAAAAGCTGTATGACAATAAGGTACCAAGCTGGATCAAGCAACATTGCAAGCTGAAAGGTTTCAATATCAAGGATAGGGCAGTAGGGCTGTTGGCAGATCATATTGGTAATGATTTGGCGAGAATTGCCAATGAGTTGGACAAGATGATGCTCAATTATGAGGACGGCAGTGTGGAGATCACTGAAACAATGATCTCAAAACACGTAGGTATAAGCCGTGAATACAATGTATTTGAGTTGCAGTCTGCATTGGGTAAGAAGGAGGTTTTCAAAGCGAATCAGATCTTGAATTACTTTGAGGCAAATCCCAAGAATAACCCGGTTATACCTATTATCTCGATGCTGTTCTCTTACTTTTCAAAAGTAATGTTGGTACATCAGAATAGGAGTCTTCCTAAAAATGAGTTGGCTAGGCTGTTGGGGGTAAATCCATATTTCGTTTCTGAGTATATGTTGGCTTCCCAAAACTATCCACTGAATACAACACTTAATATTATCAAGTATTTGCATCAGGCAGATTTACAGTCGAAAGGTGTAGAAAGTGTCGCTTCAGAGAGTCAGCTGTTAAAAGAACTTGTATTTAAGATTATGCATGCTTAAACGCGTTAGCACAAAAATATAAAGCAACTTTCGGTTGCCTTTTAGACCTCTGGAGATAAATATTCATCCAGAGGTCTTCTTAATTCAGTGATTATAATTCTTAATTTTTCTAAACTATAGAATTATACCAAGAGTGATTTTTGTTTTGCAAGGGTTGACGACAATAGTATTGGAAAGAAAATTCTATTATTGTTAACAGTTCCCGATAATTGAGAGATTGATGAAAAAAGATATTCAACCAACGCCACCAGTTGAGGATGTGGCAATTGTAGCAGTAATTGAAGAGGAGCATCAGGGTGAACTGGAATGGAGTATTTACCTGTTCAACATGAAAGAGCATGAAATCCAAACCGTATTGGTCTCATCGTCAGGGTATGGTCAGGTAGACGGCAGAGATGTGAAAACATCAACTTTAAGATACTTTTTGGAAGATGTGCCTAAACTTTCTTTCAGAAAGATTGAACCGATCAAAGATGACCTGTTTGTGTTGCACAATGAATATTGGGTAAGCTTTTATGAGAATGGTCGACTGTTGGATAAGAAATTTACATTTGAACCAGGACAGATTACGCAGGAAAACACAATCCCATTACCTTTCATTGGAAAGAAAGGTGTACTTATTCGCTAGCTTCTATCTGAAAATTTGGTTGACTTTGTAAGTGTCAACCCATTTATATTAAAAAAAGCCCATACATCGGGATGTTTTTTGTTTTTTTTAAGACTTAGTAGCATCCTTTTTGCTAAAAAGTGGATGTTATGATAATATCATTTCAAGGTATTGTTGATCTGAAAAATTGATTGTTAATTATGGCGTAATTATCTAGGCGCCATCATAAAGTATTATTTTCTATGAGGTCTATTAAAATTTATTCAATCCTATTTCTATTGACACTAGCTGTATTCACTTCTACTTCAGTTTCGGCACAGGAGACAGAAACTACTACAGAGTCAGTTACTGAACAGCAGCCTGAAACGCTGACACAGCAATATCAGACACTGAAGCAGAAAGCCAATACTTGGAAAAAGTGGAAGCTGATCAAACCTGAAGACTTGGATGCTCTTTGGGGGCAGGTACAGGACTCATTGGGTGCGGAACGCAATGAGATTATAGAATCAAATAAGAAATTAACTGAGTCACGCAGTGAAGTTGAGTCTCTGAACAAGGAACTTGAGACGAAGAAGAACGAACTGGCTCAAAGCGATTACATTAATGTTTTGGGTATTGATATGCTCAAGCCAAGCTATGTAACGTTTAACATGATCGTTATCTTGGTGCTGATTATTCTGTTGGCTGTTGCTGTACTTAAGTTCAAGAGCAGTAATAAATTAGCTTCAGAAAAACGCAAAGAGGCTGAAAAGATAGAGGAAGAGCTGAAGTCAATCAGAAAGAGAGCACAAGAAAAAGAAATCCAGCTTAGAAGAGAGTTGGTGACAGAAAGAAATAAAGTGGAAGAGCTGCAGCAGAAAGTGATCTCAATGAAGAAAGACCGTCTGTAATCAGTGATTTCAATAGAATACATAAAGGTGTGTAAAGCCTCATACCTGTAAATAATGATTAAAGGAAATTTCAGCGATGGAATTTCCTTTTTTCGGTTTTTTCAATTAGTGTTTGAACAGTTATGCAGATTTTTAAAGAGTACACTTTTGAAGCCGCTCACAGGCTTCCTTATATGCCAGAGGGACACCCTTGTGGGCGTATTCACGGACATTCATGGAAAGCAGTATTGTTTCTTGACGGTGAATTGGAAAGCCAGAAAGGGTGGGTGTTGGACTTTAACGTTCTTGACGAGTGTTTTAAGCCGACTTTGGCTCTAATTGACCACAATTACCTCAATGAGATTGAAGG is a window from the Limibacter armeniacum genome containing:
- the queD gene encoding 6-carboxytetrahydropterin synthase QueD yields the protein MQIFKEYTFEAAHRLPYMPEGHPCGRIHGHSWKAVLFLDGELESQKGWVLDFNVLDECFKPTLALIDHNYLNEIEGLENPTCEVVAKWIWERIKPEIPQLSRIEVWETKDCGSSYAGS
- the holA gene encoding DNA polymerase III subunit delta; the encoded protein is MAQTAESVLKDLEAKKFAPLYFLQGDEPYFIDSITEFIEQNALTEAERSFNQSVVYGKDVTMNQVLESARRFPMMAMRQVLIVKEAQGIQDIGRKAAQEQLITYAQNPVPSTVLVFAFKNKSLDGRSQLKKTLEKHAVFVDSKKLYDNKVPSWIKQHCKLKGFNIKDRAVGLLADHIGNDLARIANELDKMMLNYEDGSVEITETMISKHVGISREYNVFELQSALGKKEVFKANQILNYFEANPKNNPVIPIISMLFSYFSKVMLVHQNRSLPKNELARLLGVNPYFVSEYMLASQNYPLNTTLNIIKYLHQADLQSKGVESVASESQLLKELVFKIMHA